One Kineococcus aurantiacus genomic window carries:
- the hrcA gene encoding heat-inducible transcriptional repressor HrcA, translating into MSDDRRLAVLRAIVEDYVSSHEPVGSKTLVERHQLGVSPATIRNDMAVLEEEGYITQPHTSAGRIPTDKGYRLFVDRLANVKPMSPAEKRAIEAFLHGADDLDDVVDRTVRLLAQITRQAAVVQYPSLTRATVRHVELVGVGGRSALLVLITDSGRVEQRVLDVRSAVDVESLGVSLAALRTRVNASVAGKRLREARDALTDLVQQTPATDLAIAAEVAAALGDCLTASLEERVVLAGTSNLVKSGPDLATSLGSVLEALEEHVVLLRLVQEMTEDPARERGALTVRIGAENLHLGLDGTSVVTSGYGSDGELARLGVLGPTRMDYPTTMAAVRAVSRYVSRILAQ; encoded by the coding sequence ATGAGCGACGACCGCCGGCTCGCCGTGCTGCGCGCCATCGTCGAGGACTACGTCTCCAGCCACGAGCCCGTCGGCTCCAAGACCCTCGTCGAGCGCCACCAGCTCGGCGTCTCACCCGCCACCATCCGCAACGACATGGCCGTGCTGGAGGAGGAGGGGTACATCACCCAGCCCCACACCAGCGCCGGCCGCATCCCCACCGACAAGGGCTACCGGCTGTTCGTCGACCGGCTCGCCAACGTCAAACCCATGAGCCCGGCCGAGAAGCGGGCCATCGAGGCCTTCCTGCACGGCGCCGACGACCTCGACGACGTCGTCGACCGCACCGTCCGGCTGCTCGCGCAGATCACCCGCCAGGCCGCCGTCGTGCAGTACCCGTCGCTGACGCGCGCCACCGTCCGGCACGTCGAGCTCGTCGGCGTCGGCGGCCGCAGCGCGCTGCTGGTGCTCATCACCGACTCCGGCCGCGTCGAGCAGCGCGTCCTGGACGTCCGCTCCGCCGTCGACGTGGAGTCCCTGGGGGTCTCCCTGGCGGCGCTGCGCACCCGCGTCAACGCCTCCGTCGCCGGCAAGCGGCTGCGCGAGGCCCGCGACGCCCTCACCGACCTCGTCCAGCAGACCCCCGCCACCGACCTCGCCATCGCCGCCGAGGTCGCCGCGGCCCTGGGGGACTGCCTGACCGCCTCCCTGGAGGAGCGCGTCGTCCTCGCCGGGACCTCCAACCTGGTCAAGTCCGGGCCCGACCTGGCGACCTCCCTCGGCAGCGTCCTGGAAGCCCTCGAGGAGCACGTCGTGCTGCTCCGGCTGGTCCAGGAGATGACCGAGGACCCCGCGCGCGAGCGCGGTGCCCTGACCGTGCGCATCGGCGCCGAGAACCTGCACCTCGGCCTCGACGGCACGTCCGTGGTGACCAGCGGCTACGGCTCCGACGGCGAGCTGGCCCGCCTCGGCGTCCTCGGCCCCACCCGGATGGACTACCCGACGACGATGGCCGCGGTGCGCGCGGTGTCCCGCTACGTCTCGCGCATCCTGGCCCAGTGA
- a CDS encoding SigE family RNA polymerase sigma factor has protein sequence MSDDPRSWSADEAVSALYAAHWRRLVALVTSLMGESASAEEVVADAFVALHRRWDRLADKGSAVAYLRTSVVNGARDALRHRVVADRGRPLPDPAPDGPEEHAVRASEHRTVLAALDGLPARQREVLVLRYQGEMSEQDIADTLGISRGAVKTHAHRGLSALREVMSREERQ, from the coding sequence GTGTCTGACGACCCGCGCTCGTGGTCGGCCGACGAGGCCGTCAGCGCGCTGTACGCGGCGCACTGGCGGCGTCTGGTCGCGCTCGTGACCTCGCTCATGGGCGAGTCCGCGAGCGCCGAGGAGGTCGTCGCCGACGCCTTCGTCGCCCTGCACCGGCGGTGGGACCGCCTGGCGGACAAGGGGTCCGCCGTGGCGTACCTGCGCACGAGCGTGGTCAACGGGGCCCGGGACGCGCTGCGGCACCGGGTGGTGGCCGACCGCGGGCGGCCGCTGCCGGACCCGGCCCCGGACGGCCCCGAGGAGCACGCCGTGCGGGCCAGCGAGCACCGGACGGTGCTCGCGGCGCTGGACGGGCTGCCCGCCCGGCAGCGCGAGGTCCTGGTGCTGCGGTACCAGGGCGAGATGTCCGAGCAGGACATCGCCGACACCCTCGGCATCAGCCGGGGTGCGGTCAAGACGCACGCGCACCGCGGGCTGTCCGCGTTGCGCGAGGTGATGAGCCGGGAGGAGCGGCAGTGA
- the ngg gene encoding N-acetylglutaminylglutamine synthetase: MNVSAKRRSTVAGLRHRVVDVPTISGRTWQRPPQWFTDDMSSDVVLDMGWGRLVFGQTFTDQRAVVDALRAEETGERDIAMYVREPQVLVGLAPHELFLDPSITFRLDLARYRAARDRNPDVFVRMVRERGELDEVNRIYAACGMVTSDVDVMWANHRTRTFTYLVAEDTRTHEVVGTVTGVDHVLAFGDPDQGASLWCLAADPQAAPRGVGEALVRVLAERYVARGRAILDLSVLHDNDGAIALYRRLGFRPAAPVVVKRKNPINRPLFSPQPEGLSDLNPYARIVADEALRRGVRVEVTDAPSGEMRLTFGGRSLLTRESLSELTSAVAMSRCDDKRVTRRLLAARGVRVPRAVELAPDPLRDEEGLAACERLVAETGPVVVKPARGEQGKGITVGVRGGQELRAAVAEAAAHCPDVLVEELVAGQDLRVVVIDHEVVAAAVRRPAAVIGTGTDDVRTLITRHSRRREAATGGESSIPLDATTEHVVADAGFSLDDVLPRGQRLEVRRTANLHTGGTIDDVTDDLHPDLVDAAVAASRAIGIPVTGLDFLVPDVSGPEHVVIEANERPGLANHSPRPTAQRFLDLLFPETRSQD, from the coding sequence ATGAACGTCAGCGCGAAACGCCGCAGCACGGTCGCCGGCCTGCGGCACCGGGTCGTCGACGTCCCGACGATCTCCGGCCGGACCTGGCAGCGACCACCCCAGTGGTTCACCGACGACATGTCCAGCGACGTCGTCCTCGACATGGGGTGGGGCCGGCTGGTGTTCGGGCAGACCTTCACCGACCAGCGCGCCGTCGTCGACGCCCTGCGCGCCGAGGAGACCGGCGAGCGCGACATCGCCATGTACGTCCGCGAACCGCAGGTGCTCGTCGGCCTGGCCCCGCACGAGCTGTTCCTGGACCCCTCCATCACGTTCCGGCTGGACCTGGCCCGCTACCGGGCGGCGCGCGACCGCAACCCCGACGTGTTCGTGCGCATGGTCCGCGAGCGCGGTGAGCTGGACGAGGTGAACCGCATCTACGCCGCGTGCGGCATGGTCACCTCCGACGTCGACGTCATGTGGGCCAACCACCGCACCCGGACGTTCACGTACCTCGTGGCCGAGGACACCCGGACCCACGAGGTCGTCGGCACCGTCACCGGCGTCGACCACGTCCTCGCCTTCGGCGACCCCGACCAGGGCGCGAGCCTGTGGTGCCTGGCCGCGGACCCGCAGGCCGCTCCGCGCGGGGTGGGGGAGGCGCTGGTGCGGGTGCTCGCCGAGCGCTACGTCGCCCGCGGCCGGGCCATCCTGGACCTGTCCGTCCTGCACGACAACGACGGCGCCATCGCCCTGTACCGGCGGCTGGGTTTCCGGCCCGCCGCGCCCGTCGTCGTCAAGCGCAAGAACCCCATCAACCGGCCGCTGTTCTCCCCCCAGCCCGAGGGGCTGTCCGACCTGAACCCGTACGCGCGGATCGTCGCCGACGAGGCGCTGCGCCGCGGGGTGCGGGTGGAGGTCACCGACGCCCCCAGCGGGGAGATGCGCCTGACGTTCGGCGGGCGCTCGCTGCTGACGCGCGAGTCCCTGTCCGAGCTCACCAGCGCCGTCGCCATGAGCCGCTGCGACGACAAGCGCGTGACGCGCCGCCTGCTGGCCGCGCGCGGGGTGCGGGTGCCGCGGGCCGTGGAGCTGGCGCCCGACCCGCTGCGCGACGAGGAGGGGCTGGCCGCGTGCGAGCGGCTCGTCGCCGAGACCGGCCCGGTCGTGGTGAAACCCGCGCGGGGGGAGCAGGGCAAGGGCATCACGGTCGGCGTCCGGGGCGGGCAGGAGCTGCGGGCCGCGGTCGCCGAGGCCGCCGCGCACTGCCCCGACGTCCTCGTCGAGGAACTCGTCGCCGGGCAGGACCTGCGCGTCGTGGTCATCGACCACGAGGTCGTCGCGGCCGCGGTCCGCCGGCCGGCCGCCGTGATCGGCACCGGCACCGACGACGTCCGCACCCTCATCACCCGGCACAGCCGCCGCCGGGAGGCCGCGACGGGCGGGGAGTCCAGCATCCCGCTGGACGCCACCACCGAGCACGTCGTCGCCGACGCCGGTTTCAGCCTCGACGACGTCCTGCCCCGCGGGCAGCGCCTGGAGGTGCGGCGCACCGCGAACCTGCACACGGGCGGCACGATCGACGACGTCACCGACGACCTGCACCCCGACCTCGTCGACGCGGCCGTGGCCGCCAGCCGCGCCATCGGGATCCCCGTGACGGGCCTGGACTTCCTCGTCCCCGACGTGTCCGGCCCCGAGCACGTGGTCATCGAGGCCAACGAGCGGCCCGGGCTGGCCAACCACTCGCCGCGGCCGACGGCCCAGCGGTTCCTGGACCTGCTGTTCCCCGAGACCCGGTCCCAGGACTAG
- a CDS encoding Gmad2 immunoglobulin-like domain-containing protein has protein sequence MTEDTPLGPLPDPDGDDELSPTARQLRDALAARAAGARPADRLEEIRMTSRSNRRRSRAWVAVAGAAAVVVVGGGGYALTQRDGGDVTTVAASTSPSPSASASSASPASPATSAASSAPEETPAPDGTSPAPRGTPRSTPAGSVATSAPAGAALPSGSATVPVYWLGGSSPKLFREYVRAGDAGADDATRALRAMLAGGPGDPDYTSPWSADPTATVTSTGGRLVVDLAASAAAGRAADATAAVQQLVYTVTAAAGSSDPVEIRVDGRPEPTLFGEAVARTVARAPQADVQAPAWITGVTPGSGSVTVTGVGTAFEGTLLYTITDASGAEVAREAVQAGANGTFDDFSFTAQVGPGTYTVAVVAPDESGGEGATPLADTKGFTVS, from the coding sequence GTGACCGAGGACACCCCGTTGGGTCCGCTGCCGGACCCCGACGGCGACGACGAGCTCAGCCCCACCGCGCGGCAGCTGCGCGACGCGCTGGCCGCACGCGCGGCCGGGGCCCGACCTGCCGACCGTCTCGAGGAGATCCGCATGACCAGCCGTTCCAACCGTCGTCGCTCGCGCGCCTGGGTCGCGGTCGCGGGGGCCGCCGCCGTCGTCGTCGTGGGGGGCGGGGGCTACGCCCTGACCCAGCGCGACGGGGGCGACGTGACGACGGTCGCGGCGTCCACCTCGCCGTCCCCCAGCGCGTCGGCGTCCTCGGCGTCCCCGGCGTCCCCGGCGACGTCGGCCGCCTCCTCGGCGCCGGAGGAGACCCCGGCTCCGGACGGCACCTCGCCGGCGCCGCGGGGGACCCCGCGGTCCACCCCGGCGGGGTCGGTCGCGACGTCGGCGCCGGCCGGTGCGGCGCTGCCCTCGGGGTCGGCCACCGTCCCGGTGTACTGGCTGGGCGGGTCCTCCCCGAAGCTGTTCCGCGAGTACGTGCGGGCCGGGGACGCGGGCGCGGACGACGCCACGCGGGCGCTGCGGGCCATGCTGGCCGGCGGGCCGGGCGACCCGGACTACACGAGCCCCTGGTCGGCGGACCCGACCGCCACGGTCACCTCCACCGGGGGTCGGCTGGTCGTGGACCTGGCGGCGTCGGCCGCCGCCGGCCGGGCCGCGGACGCCACCGCGGCGGTGCAGCAGCTCGTCTACACGGTGACGGCGGCGGCGGGGTCGAGCGACCCGGTGGAGATCCGCGTCGACGGGCGGCCGGAGCCCACGCTGTTCGGGGAGGCCGTGGCGCGCACGGTGGCGCGGGCCCCGCAGGCCGACGTGCAGGCCCCGGCGTGGATCACGGGTGTCACGCCCGGGTCGGGCTCGGTGACCGTCACCGGGGTCGGGACGGCGTTCGAGGGCACGCTGCTGTACACGATCACCGACGCCTCGGGGGCCGAGGTGGCGCGGGAGGCGGTGCAGGCGGGGGCGAACGGGACGTTCGACGACTTCTCGTTCACCGCGCAGGTCGGGCCGGGCACGTACACCGTCGCGGTGGTCGCGCCGGACGAGTCCGGCGGCGAGGGCGCGACCCCGCTGGCCGACACCAAGGGGTTCACCGTCTCCTGA
- a CDS encoding DUF3097 family protein, whose amino-acid sequence MTRYDDRYGADVLSADPHARSHPKPVHRDEPAVRGLVVEDVDTGWVGAVVRVEKSGGVHVVVLEDAKGRTRTFPLGSGFWVEGQPVRLVAPKAAGPVQPTRTASGSVAVAGAGARTARASRILVEGRHDAELVEKVWGDDLRVEGIVVEMLDGVDDLDAAIRSHAPRPGRRIGVLVDHLVPGSKESRIVAKVGANPHVLVVGHPFIDVWQSVRPQRLGWTRWPTVPRGQDWKHGVLAELGWPHATQADVAHGWKRILGTVRTYADLEPALLGRVEELVDFVTADLADR is encoded by the coding sequence GTGACCCGCTACGACGACCGCTACGGCGCCGACGTGCTCTCGGCCGACCCCCACGCCCGCTCCCACCCCAAGCCGGTGCACCGGGACGAGCCGGCGGTGCGGGGCCTGGTCGTGGAGGACGTCGACACGGGCTGGGTCGGGGCCGTGGTGCGCGTGGAGAAGAGCGGCGGGGTGCACGTCGTCGTCCTGGAGGACGCGAAGGGGAGGACCCGCACCTTCCCGCTGGGGTCGGGCTTCTGGGTCGAGGGGCAGCCCGTGCGGCTGGTCGCCCCGAAGGCCGCGGGGCCGGTCCAGCCGACGCGGACCGCGTCGGGGTCGGTCGCGGTGGCCGGCGCGGGCGCCCGCACGGCCCGCGCCTCGCGCATCCTCGTCGAGGGCCGGCACGACGCCGAGCTGGTCGAGAAGGTCTGGGGCGACGACCTGCGCGTCGAGGGGATCGTCGTGGAGATGCTCGACGGCGTCGACGACCTCGACGCCGCGATCCGGTCCCACGCGCCGCGGCCGGGCCGCCGGATCGGCGTGCTCGTGGACCACCTGGTGCCGGGGTCGAAGGAGTCGCGGATCGTCGCGAAGGTCGGCGCGAACCCGCACGTGCTCGTCGTGGGGCACCCGTTCATCGACGTCTGGCAGTCGGTGCGGCCGCAGCGGCTGGGCTGGACGCGGTGGCCGACGGTCCCGCGCGGGCAGGACTGGAAGCACGGCGTCCTCGCCGAGCTCGGCTGGCCGCACGCCACCCAGGCCGACGTCGCCCACGGCTGGAAGCGGATCCTGGGGACGGTGCGCACCTACGCCGACCTCGAACCGGCGCTGCTGGGCCGGGTGGAGGAACTCGTCGACTTCGTGACCGCCGACCTGGCCGACCGCTGA
- the dnaJ gene encoding molecular chaperone DnaJ, with protein sequence MSDYYDVLGVSKDASTEEIKRAYRKLARKLHPDVNPDAGEQFKEVSQAYETLSNPDKRSAYDRGGSMPGGAAGGFGAGFGFSDIMDAFFGQGGAGGRGAGPASRTQRGQDALIRVDVDLAEAAFGGERSIQVDTAILCPTCKGSCCQPGTSPQTCDICHGQGSVQRVVRSLLGQVMTTQACPTCRGFGTVLPSPCLECSGEGRVRARRPLTIRIPAGVDTGTRIQLASQGEVGTAGGPPGDLYVEIHERPHPVFSRSGDDLHCTLQVPMTAAALGATVPLETLDGSEDVDVRPGTQAGETVVLKQKGAEHLRAQGRGDLVVTLDVVTPRELDDEQEELLRRLAELRGEVRPAGKLAPAHQGVFSKLRDRLSGR encoded by the coding sequence GTGAGCGACTACTACGACGTCCTCGGCGTCTCGAAGGACGCCTCGACGGAGGAGATCAAGCGCGCCTACCGCAAGCTGGCGCGCAAGCTCCACCCGGACGTGAACCCCGACGCGGGGGAGCAGTTCAAGGAGGTCTCCCAGGCCTACGAGACGCTGTCCAACCCGGACAAGCGGTCCGCCTACGACCGCGGCGGCTCGATGCCCGGCGGCGCCGCCGGCGGCTTCGGCGCCGGGTTCGGGTTCTCCGACATCATGGACGCCTTCTTCGGGCAGGGCGGCGCCGGTGGGCGCGGCGCCGGGCCCGCCAGCCGCACCCAGCGCGGCCAGGACGCCCTCATCCGCGTCGACGTCGACCTCGCCGAGGCCGCGTTCGGGGGCGAGCGCTCCATCCAGGTCGACACCGCGATCCTGTGCCCCACGTGCAAGGGCTCGTGCTGCCAGCCCGGCACCAGCCCGCAGACGTGCGACATCTGCCACGGCCAGGGGTCGGTCCAGCGGGTCGTCCGCTCGCTGCTCGGCCAGGTCATGACCACCCAGGCCTGCCCCACCTGCCGCGGCTTCGGGACCGTCCTGCCCTCCCCGTGCCTGGAGTGCTCCGGGGAGGGCCGCGTCCGCGCCCGTCGTCCCCTGACGATCCGCATCCCCGCCGGCGTCGACACCGGCACCCGCATCCAGCTCGCCTCCCAGGGCGAGGTCGGCACCGCCGGCGGCCCGCCCGGCGACCTCTACGTCGAGATCCACGAACGCCCGCACCCGGTGTTCTCCCGCTCCGGCGACGACCTGCACTGCACGCTGCAGGTGCCGATGACCGCGGCGGCCCTGGGCGCCACGGTCCCGCTGGAGACCCTCGACGGCAGCGAGGACGTCGACGTGCGCCCCGGCACCCAGGCGGGGGAGACGGTGGTCCTGAAGCAGAAGGGCGCCGAGCACCTGCGCGCCCAGGGCCGCGGCGACCTCGTCGTCACCCTCGACGTCGTCACCCCGCGCGAGCTCGACGACGAGCAGGAGGAGCTCCTGCGGCGGCTGGCCGAGCTGCGCGGCGAGGTGCGCCCCGCCGGCAAGCTCGCCCCCGCCCACCAGGGCGTGTTCTCCAAGCTGCGCGACCGGCTCTCCGGCCGCTGA
- a CDS encoding histidine triad nucleotide-binding protein, which yields MAEVSRVERAPDDLFLRIVAGDVPATIVHSDDQVVAFEDIAPQAPTHVLVVPRERYENVAELAAKAPQVLARLVEVAQRIADERCGGEYRLVFNTGTAVGQSVFHVHGHVLGGRDFTWPPG from the coding sequence ATGGCCGAGGTCTCCCGCGTCGAACGCGCCCCCGACGACCTGTTCCTGCGGATCGTCGCGGGCGACGTGCCCGCCACGATCGTCCACTCCGACGACCAGGTCGTCGCCTTCGAGGACATCGCCCCCCAGGCCCCCACCCACGTCCTGGTCGTCCCGCGCGAGCGGTACGAGAACGTCGCCGAGCTCGCCGCGAAGGCCCCGCAGGTCCTCGCGCGCCTCGTCGAGGTGGCCCAGCGCATCGCCGACGAGCGCTGCGGCGGGGAGTACCGCCTCGTCTTCAACACCGGCACGGCCGTGGGGCAGTCGGTCTTCCACGTGCACGGGCACGTCCTGGGCGGCCGGGACTTCACCTGGCCCCCGGGCTGA
- a CDS encoding DNA-formamidopyrimidine glycosylase family protein, producing the protein MPEAHSLHRHARDQREALAGQVLAVSSPQGRFDAAPFDGHRLDDVQAYGKHLLYSFDEAPDVHVHLGLKGIYLRTADLALPPRGGTRMRLAGEREAFSLIAPSRCEALVPQARDALLASLGPDPLRVGEAGREDAARRLAAAGTAVGAALLDQSVWAGIGNAWRAELLFLAGLDPARRVGEEEAGLLWDLAVELLRLGVDAGQVVSDPTAPDERWVYKRDTCRRCGTTVQTRTVAGRTAYVCPRDQR; encoded by the coding sequence GTGCCCGAGGCGCACAGCCTGCACCGCCACGCCCGCGACCAGCGCGAGGCGCTGGCCGGTCAGGTCCTGGCGGTGTCCAGCCCGCAGGGCAGGTTCGACGCGGCACCGTTCGACGGCCACCGCCTCGACGACGTCCAGGCGTACGGCAAGCACCTGCTGTACTCCTTCGACGAGGCCCCCGACGTGCACGTCCACCTGGGCCTGAAGGGGATCTACCTGCGCACCGCCGACCTGGCGCTGCCCCCGCGCGGCGGGACGCGGATGCGGCTGGCGGGGGAGCGGGAGGCGTTCTCCCTCATCGCCCCCAGCCGGTGCGAGGCGCTGGTGCCGCAGGCCCGCGACGCACTGCTGGCCTCCCTGGGGCCGGACCCGCTGCGGGTGGGGGAGGCCGGCCGCGAGGACGCCGCCCGGCGGCTGGCGGCCGCCGGGACCGCGGTGGGCGCCGCGCTGCTGGACCAGTCGGTGTGGGCGGGCATCGGCAACGCCTGGCGCGCCGAGCTGCTGTTCCTGGCCGGCCTCGACCCGGCCCGCCGCGTCGGCGAGGAGGAGGCCGGGTTGCTGTGGGACCTGGCGGTGGAGCTCCTGCGCCTGGGCGTCGACGCCGGGCAGGTCGTGTCCGACCCCACCGCCCCCGACGAGCGCTGGGTGTACAAGCGCGACACGTGCCGCCGCTGCGGGACGACGGTGCAGACCCGCACCGTCGCCGGCCGCACCGCCTACGTCTGCCCCCGCGACCAGCGCTGA
- a CDS encoding DUF4870 domain-containing protein: protein MSQPPQPPPHRAPVPLSPSDERMWGMFGHLSAIAASFVTLPFLGPLVVFLVFKDRSPFVRGHSAEALNMTISLVLYEIVLSVVLAVLTLVTFGLGSPLFALLGVPALVALVLAVVAAVTANQGRVYRYPLIIRLVR, encoded by the coding sequence GTGAGCCAGCCCCCGCAACCGCCCCCGCACCGCGCACCGGTGCCCCTGTCGCCGTCGGACGAGCGGATGTGGGGGATGTTCGGGCACCTGTCCGCGATCGCGGCGAGCTTCGTGACGCTGCCGTTCCTGGGCCCGCTGGTCGTCTTCCTGGTCTTCAAGGACCGCAGCCCGTTCGTGCGCGGCCACAGCGCCGAGGCGCTGAACATGACGATCTCGCTGGTGCTCTACGAGATCGTGCTGAGCGTCGTCCTGGCGGTCCTGACCCTGGTGACGTTCGGGCTGGGGTCGCCGCTGTTCGCCCTGCTGGGCGTGCCGGCGCTGGTGGCGCTGGTCCTGGCGGTCGTCGCCGCGGTCACGGCCAACCAGGGTCGCGTCTACCGGTACCCGCTGATCATCCGCCTGGTGCGCTGA
- a CDS encoding N-acetylglutaminylglutamine amidotransferase, translating into MCGLCGEVRFDGRAADVAAVQAMSQTLAPRGPDGEGVWAQGRVAFGHRRLSIIDLSACGAQPMQDPELGLTAVFNGCIYNYPQLREELTGYGYRFVSTSDTEVIVKGYHRWGADVVDHLVGMFAVVVHERDTGRVVLMRDRLGIKPLYLAETPGRLRFASSLPALVAAGDVDTTIDPVALHHYLSWHAVVPAPHTVLKGVRKLPPATVRTIEADGRSTERRYWAPDHVRREQFAGFTARDWEDAVLESLRTAVKRRTVADVPVGVLLSGGLDSSLITALLAEQGQTDLATYSIGFESVGGHEGDEFAYSDVIAERFATNHHRIRVTGDELVGALGHAVGAMSEPMVSHDVVAFDLLSQQVSQTIKVVQSGQGADEVFGGYHWYPPLTGLTPQQGVDAYARVFFDRDHAQMAEVLNPQWLTATDVSREFLTEHFTRPGADTAVDAALRLDTEVMLVDDPVKRVDNTTMAWGLEARVPFLDHELVELAAAIPPELQLAHGGKGVLKQVGYRVIPREVIDRPKGYFPVPAITHLEGKVLSTVRDALTSRAAQDRALFRPEYVAGLLADPNGELTPLHGNKLWQLGLLEMWLQQHGIG; encoded by the coding sequence ATGTGCGGTCTCTGCGGTGAAGTCAGGTTCGACGGGCGCGCGGCGGACGTCGCCGCCGTCCAGGCGATGTCGCAGACCCTCGCCCCACGCGGGCCGGACGGCGAGGGCGTCTGGGCGCAGGGCCGGGTCGCCTTCGGGCACCGCCGGCTGTCGATCATCGACCTGTCGGCGTGCGGCGCCCAGCCCATGCAGGACCCCGAGCTGGGGCTGACCGCCGTCTTCAACGGCTGCATCTACAACTACCCGCAGCTGCGCGAGGAGCTCACCGGGTACGGCTACCGGTTCGTCTCCACCTCCGACACCGAGGTCATCGTCAAGGGCTACCACCGCTGGGGCGCCGACGTCGTCGACCACCTCGTGGGCATGTTCGCCGTCGTCGTCCACGAGCGCGACACCGGCCGCGTGGTCCTCATGCGCGACCGGCTCGGCATCAAACCCCTCTACCTGGCCGAGACGCCCGGCCGGCTGCGGTTCGCCTCCAGCCTGCCCGCGCTGGTCGCCGCCGGTGACGTCGACACCACCATCGACCCCGTCGCCCTGCACCACTACCTCAGCTGGCACGCCGTCGTCCCCGCCCCGCACACCGTGCTCAAGGGCGTGCGGAAGCTGCCGCCCGCCACGGTCCGCACGATCGAGGCCGACGGCCGCTCGACCGAGCGCCGCTACTGGGCGCCCGACCACGTGCGCCGCGAGCAGTTCGCCGGGTTCACCGCCCGCGACTGGGAGGACGCGGTCCTGGAGTCCCTGCGGACCGCCGTCAAGCGCCGCACCGTCGCCGACGTCCCCGTCGGGGTGCTGCTGTCCGGCGGGCTGGACTCCAGCCTCATCACCGCGCTGCTGGCCGAGCAGGGCCAGACCGACCTGGCGACGTACTCCATCGGGTTCGAGTCCGTCGGCGGCCACGAGGGCGACGAGTTCGCCTACTCCGACGTCATCGCCGAGCGGTTCGCCACGAACCACCACCGCATCCGCGTCACGGGCGACGAGCTCGTCGGGGCGCTGGGGCACGCCGTGGGGGCCATGAGCGAACCCATGGTCAGCCACGACGTCGTCGCCTTCGACCTGCTGTCCCAGCAGGTGTCGCAGACCATCAAGGTCGTGCAGTCCGGGCAGGGCGCCGACGAGGTGTTCGGCGGCTACCACTGGTACCCGCCGCTGACCGGCCTCACCCCGCAGCAGGGCGTCGACGCCTACGCGCGCGTGTTCTTCGACCGCGACCACGCGCAGATGGCCGAGGTGCTGAACCCGCAGTGGCTGACGGCCACCGACGTCTCCCGGGAGTTCCTCACCGAGCACTTCACCCGCCCGGGCGCCGACACGGCCGTCGACGCGGCGCTGCGGCTGGACACCGAGGTCATGCTCGTCGACGACCCGGTCAAGCGCGTCGACAACACGACGATGGCGTGGGGACTGGAGGCGCGCGTGCCGTTCCTCGACCACGAGCTCGTCGAGCTGGCCGCCGCGATCCCCCCCGAGCTCCAGCTCGCCCACGGCGGCAAGGGCGTCCTGAAGCAGGTCGGGTACCGCGTCATCCCGCGCGAGGTCATCGACCGGCCCAAGGGCTACTTCCCCGTCCCGGCCATCACCCACCTGGAGGGCAAGGTCCTCAGCACCGTCCGCGACGCCCTGACCAGCCGCGCCGCGCAGGACCGCGCCCTGTTCCGCCCCGAGTACGTCGCCGGGCTGCTCGCCGACCCCAACGGGGAACTGACACCGTTGCACGGGAACAAGCTGTGGCAGCTCGGGCTGCTCGAGATGTGGCTGCAGCAGCACGGGATCGGCTGA